One genomic segment of Arachis duranensis cultivar V14167 chromosome 4, aradu.V14167.gnm2.J7QH, whole genome shotgun sequence includes these proteins:
- the LOC110280027 gene encoding uncharacterized protein LOC110280027 isoform X1, whose translation MSANSNRICCSFIRAPSGWPNSPFWWYWCCPDLIFTLLSTTRTESPPAPQTCTNGAQHSEPPDEDLDPEADDVDSFEQHVDNLFAASETLKRKRRKTTKFRDVKTIESDGTIKQLHLNVREAMKPPNGRKIVLRFNDRLQPVGNEASILSDVVRMLGFDFTKFLICEKDWRKVRSRDKIYNECVKVNRYIFVQSRNLNSTPTNNLIILLLELFHFEEDSGGIMKCTILKMLGRTWKETRNHLYHYFYKSDLTLEQNIKGRPPGITADHWRWFLDYRNSEETKEKCRKNTENRSKQLYTYTGGSKSLARLGEEEAKERITEIEQHDESSRLLSQNDSLAQTLEKEHPGRVHGMGIGPTTSQVFGTNSPQPSIETQREETQRVLVEIQAELPAEKLKRKAIEDEVAAEKTKRQAMESSPMCLVQGQGGELPPDLAPWMNSLEGHSRE comes from the exons ATGTCAGCAAACTCAAACAGGATCTGCTGCAGCTTCATCCGTGCCCCAAGTGGATGGCCTAATTCCCCCTTCTGGTGGTACTGGTGCTGCCCCGACCTCATCTTTACACTCCTTTCAACCACCCGTACCGAATCACCGCCTGCTCCACAGACTTGCACGAATGGTGCTCAACACTCGGAACCGCCTGATGAAGACTTAGACCCAGAGGCAGATGACGTAGATTCATTTGAGCAACACGTTGACAACCTATTTGCTGCATCAGAGACTCTGAAGCGCAAGAGACGCAAGACTACCAAATTTCGGGATGTTAAAACAATTG AGTCTGATGGGACAATCAAGCAACTTCATTTAAATGTAAGAGAGGCTATGAAGCCACCTAATGGTAGAAAGATCGTACTCAGGTTCAACGATAGACTGCAACCAGTTGGAAATGAAGCTAGTATACTAAGCGACGTTGTCAGAATGCTAGGATTTGACTTCACCAAATTCCTAATCTGTGAGAAGGACTGGAGAAAGGTTCGCTCTAGGGACAAGATATATAATGAATGTGTAAAGGTAAATCGTTATATTTTTGTACAGTCCCGGAATCTTAATTCGACTCCTACCAACAATTTAATTATACTCTTGCTGGAATTGTTCCATTTTGAAGAAGATAGTGGAGGAATTATGAAGTGTACAATATTAAAAATGCTAGGAAGGACTTGGAAGGAGACGAGGAACCATTTGTATCATTACTTTTACAAATCAGATCTGACTCttgaacaaaatattaaaggCCGTCCACCGGGAATTACTGCGGATCATTGGAGATGGTTCCTTGATTATCGCAACAGTGAAGAAACAaag GAGAAGTGTAGGAAAAATACTGAGAATCGATCGAAGCAATTATACACTTATACTGGCGGATCGAAAAGTTTGGCAAGGCTCGGAGAAGAAGAGGCAAAA GAAAGAATTACAGAGATTGAGCAACATGATGAATCATCTAGACTGTTGTCTCAGAATGATTCACTTGCTCAAACTCTTGAAAAGGAGCACCCAGGTAGAGTGCATGGCATGGGAATCGGACCGACTACTAGTCAAGTGTTCGGTACGAATTCACCTCAGCCGAGCATTGAAACTCAAAGGGAGGAGACTCAAAGGGTGTTGGTTGAAATACAAGCAGAGCTGCCGGCtgagaaattaaaaaggaagGCAATAGAGGATGAAGTAGCAGCCGAGAAGACCAAAAGGCAAGCAATGGAGAGTTCTCCGATGTGTCTAGTTCAAGGGCAAGGTGGGGAGCTACCACCAGACCTGGCTCCATGGATGAATTCATTGGAGGGACATAGTAGAGAGTAG
- the LOC110280027 gene encoding uncharacterized protein LOC110280027 isoform X2 codes for MSANSNRICCSFIRAPSGWPNSPFWWYWCCPDLIFTLLSTTRTESPPAPQTCTNGAQHSEPPDEDLDPEADDVDSFEQHVDNLFAASETLKRKRRKTTKFRDVKTIESDGTIKQLHLNVREAMKPPNGRKIVLRFNDRLQPVGNEASILSDVVRMLGFDFTKFLICEKDWRKVRSRDKIYNECVKVNRYIFVQSRNLNSTPTNNLIILLLELFHFEEDSGGIMKCTILKMLGRTWKETRNHLYHYFYKSDLTLEQNIKGRPPGITADHWRWFLDYRNSEETKERITEIEQHDESSRLLSQNDSLAQTLEKEHPGRVHGMGIGPTTSQVFGTNSPQPSIETQREETQRVLVEIQAELPAEKLKRKAIEDEVAAEKTKRQAMESSPMCLVQGQGGELPPDLAPWMNSLEGHSRE; via the exons ATGTCAGCAAACTCAAACAGGATCTGCTGCAGCTTCATCCGTGCCCCAAGTGGATGGCCTAATTCCCCCTTCTGGTGGTACTGGTGCTGCCCCGACCTCATCTTTACACTCCTTTCAACCACCCGTACCGAATCACCGCCTGCTCCACAGACTTGCACGAATGGTGCTCAACACTCGGAACCGCCTGATGAAGACTTAGACCCAGAGGCAGATGACGTAGATTCATTTGAGCAACACGTTGACAACCTATTTGCTGCATCAGAGACTCTGAAGCGCAAGAGACGCAAGACTACCAAATTTCGGGATGTTAAAACAATTG AGTCTGATGGGACAATCAAGCAACTTCATTTAAATGTAAGAGAGGCTATGAAGCCACCTAATGGTAGAAAGATCGTACTCAGGTTCAACGATAGACTGCAACCAGTTGGAAATGAAGCTAGTATACTAAGCGACGTTGTCAGAATGCTAGGATTTGACTTCACCAAATTCCTAATCTGTGAGAAGGACTGGAGAAAGGTTCGCTCTAGGGACAAGATATATAATGAATGTGTAAAGGTAAATCGTTATATTTTTGTACAGTCCCGGAATCTTAATTCGACTCCTACCAACAATTTAATTATACTCTTGCTGGAATTGTTCCATTTTGAAGAAGATAGTGGAGGAATTATGAAGTGTACAATATTAAAAATGCTAGGAAGGACTTGGAAGGAGACGAGGAACCATTTGTATCATTACTTTTACAAATCAGATCTGACTCttgaacaaaatattaaaggCCGTCCACCGGGAATTACTGCGGATCATTGGAGATGGTTCCTTGATTATCGCAACAGTGAAGAAACAaag GAAAGAATTACAGAGATTGAGCAACATGATGAATCATCTAGACTGTTGTCTCAGAATGATTCACTTGCTCAAACTCTTGAAAAGGAGCACCCAGGTAGAGTGCATGGCATGGGAATCGGACCGACTACTAGTCAAGTGTTCGGTACGAATTCACCTCAGCCGAGCATTGAAACTCAAAGGGAGGAGACTCAAAGGGTGTTGGTTGAAATACAAGCAGAGCTGCCGGCtgagaaattaaaaaggaagGCAATAGAGGATGAAGTAGCAGCCGAGAAGACCAAAAGGCAAGCAATGGAGAGTTCTCCGATGTGTCTAGTTCAAGGGCAAGGTGGGGAGCTACCACCAGACCTGGCTCCATGGATGAATTCATTGGAGGGACATAGTAGAGAGTAG